One Mycobacteroides salmoniphilum DNA segment encodes these proteins:
- a CDS encoding RND family transporter translates to MRHSGGDRAARPPRIARAIRALSIPIILFWLGIAIILNVVTPSLDEVGKAHSVSMSPKDAPSMIAMMHTGKVFGEFDSDSSVMIVLEGKQDLADEAHRFYDEIIKKLKADPTHVQHISDYWGDPLTASGAQSADGKSAYVQVNLAGDQGTTLANESVDAVRKIIAETPGPDGVQAYVTGGTAASADTGTAGNKSMQKTTLIAVGVVVVMLLFVYRSVITMFLALVVVGVELMAGQGVVATLGNLNVIGLSTYAVSMVTMLGIAAGTDYVIFLLGRYHEARQSGEDREEAFYTAYSGVSHVILGSGLTIVGATLCLSLTRLPLFRSMGVPCALVIFVIVAAALTLAPAVLAIGSRFGLFEPKRKHDERSWRRIGAAVVRWPGPILIVTIGIALIGLLTLPGYTPGYDDRQYMPDNVPSKVGYAAAERHFSPARMNPEMLMIEADHDMRNPADMLVIDRIAKTAFHARGVGRVQAITRPLGTPIEHSSIPFQIGLQGAGQIQNMKYMKDRMADMLTMADQMGTLIGTMERVYDMMRELTDIMHDMTGQMKVMQGKMHDMRDLMATFDDFFRPIRNYFYWEKHCADIPICWASRTVFDALDGVDAMVEDMDGMLVNMDKVDVLMPRMLAEFPPMIAIMKSMHGTLLTMHSTMSGIMNQMDESTKNSTLIGKYFDQAKNDDSFYLPPEVFENADFKRGLKMFLSPDGKAVRMTVSHQGNPASVEGIATVGNIKEAVADSIKGTPLENAKVYLGGTAAANKDLQEGAKYDLILAGIASLCLIFIIMLLVTGSVVAALVIVGTVAVSLGASIGVSVLIWQDLLGMDLHWFVVPLSVIILLAVGSDYNLLLIARFKEELHGGLKTGFIRAMGGSGKVVTNAGLVFAFTMCAMVVSDLRIVGQLGTTIGLGLLFDTLIVRSFMTPAIAALLGRWFWWPLNLRKYTTARTT, encoded by the coding sequence GATGAAGTGGGCAAGGCACATTCGGTATCCATGTCCCCCAAGGACGCTCCCTCGATGATCGCGATGATGCACACGGGCAAGGTGTTCGGAGAGTTCGACTCCGACAGCTCCGTCATGATCGTGCTCGAGGGCAAGCAGGACCTGGCAGATGAGGCACACCGCTTCTACGACGAGATCATCAAGAAGCTGAAGGCCGATCCGACCCACGTGCAGCACATCTCCGACTACTGGGGAGACCCGCTCACCGCCTCCGGCGCCCAGAGTGCCGACGGGAAATCCGCCTACGTTCAGGTGAACCTGGCCGGTGACCAGGGCACAACCTTGGCGAACGAATCCGTCGATGCCGTCCGCAAGATCATCGCCGAGACGCCCGGCCCCGATGGTGTGCAGGCGTATGTCACCGGCGGAACAGCCGCGAGCGCCGACACGGGAACGGCCGGCAACAAGAGCATGCAGAAGACCACGCTCATCGCGGTAGGCGTCGTCGTCGTGATGCTGCTCTTCGTATACCGCTCGGTGATAACCATGTTTCTGGCGCTGGTGGTCGTCGGGGTGGAACTGATGGCGGGCCAGGGAGTGGTCGCGACATTGGGCAATCTCAATGTGATCGGGCTGTCGACCTACGCCGTCAGCATGGTCACGATGCTGGGCATCGCCGCAGGCACCGACTACGTGATCTTCCTGCTGGGCCGATATCACGAAGCACGCCAGTCCGGAGAAGACCGCGAGGAGGCCTTCTATACCGCGTATTCCGGTGTGTCACACGTGATCTTGGGATCTGGGTTGACCATCGTCGGCGCGACGCTGTGCCTGAGCTTGACGCGCCTGCCACTCTTCCGGTCCATGGGTGTGCCCTGTGCGCTGGTCATTTTCGTCATTGTCGCGGCGGCACTCACCCTGGCTCCCGCGGTGCTGGCGATCGGTAGCCGCTTCGGTCTGTTCGAGCCCAAACGCAAGCACGACGAGCGCAGCTGGCGGCGTATCGGCGCCGCGGTGGTGCGCTGGCCGGGGCCGATTCTCATTGTGACCATTGGGATTGCACTCATCGGGCTACTCACCCTGCCGGGATACACCCCGGGTTATGACGACCGTCAGTACATGCCGGACAACGTGCCCTCGAAAGTCGGCTATGCGGCTGCGGAACGGCACTTCTCCCCGGCCAGGATGAACCCCGAAATGCTGATGATCGAAGCGGATCACGACATGCGCAACCCCGCAGACATGTTGGTCATCGACAGAATCGCCAAGACGGCGTTCCATGCTCGTGGCGTGGGCCGAGTGCAGGCGATCACCCGGCCGCTCGGTACACCGATCGAACACAGCTCGATACCGTTCCAGATCGGCCTGCAGGGCGCCGGCCAGATCCAGAACATGAAATACATGAAGGACCGCATGGCCGACATGCTGACCATGGCCGATCAAATGGGAACCTTGATCGGCACCATGGAACGTGTGTACGACATGATGCGCGAGCTCACCGACATCATGCACGACATGACCGGCCAGATGAAGGTCATGCAAGGCAAGATGCACGACATGCGCGACCTGATGGCCACTTTCGACGACTTCTTCAGGCCGATTCGCAACTACTTCTACTGGGAAAAGCATTGCGCCGATATCCCGATCTGCTGGGCAAGCCGGACGGTGTTCGATGCACTCGACGGCGTGGACGCGATGGTCGAAGACATGGACGGCATGCTGGTGAACATGGACAAGGTCGATGTCCTGATGCCGCGCATGCTCGCCGAGTTTCCTCCCATGATCGCGATCATGAAGTCCATGCACGGCACGCTGCTGACTATGCACAGCACCATGTCCGGGATCATGAATCAGATGGATGAGAGCACCAAGAACTCCACCCTGATCGGCAAGTACTTCGACCAAGCCAAGAACGACGACTCGTTCTATCTGCCACCCGAGGTGTTCGAGAACGCCGACTTCAAACGCGGGTTGAAGATGTTCTTGTCCCCCGACGGGAAGGCCGTCCGGATGACCGTCTCCCATCAAGGGAATCCGGCCTCTGTGGAGGGAATCGCGACCGTCGGCAATATCAAAGAGGCAGTGGCGGATTCGATCAAGGGCACCCCGCTGGAGAACGCGAAGGTCTACTTGGGAGGAACCGCCGCCGCGAACAAGGACCTGCAGGAAGGAGCGAAGTACGACCTCATCCTCGCGGGCATCGCGTCACTGTGCCTGATCTTCATCATCATGCTGCTGGTCACCGGCAGCGTGGTCGCGGCTCTCGTCATTGTCGGCACGGTGGCGGTGTCACTGGGCGCATCCATCGGGGTGTCGGTGCTGATTTGGCAGGACCTGTTGGGCATGGACTTGCATTGGTTCGTGGTGCCGTTGTCGGTCATCATCCTTTTGGCCGTGGGCTCGGACTACAACCTGCTGCTCATCGCACGTTTCAAGGAGGAGCTGCATGGCGGGCTCAAGACCGGATTCATCCGGGCCATGGGTGGCAGTGGCAAGGTGGTGACCAACGCGGGCCTCGTGTTCGCATTCACCATGTGCGCCATGGTGGTCAGTGATCTGCGCATCGTGGGGCAGCTCGGCACGACGATCGGCCTCGGGCTGCTCTTCGACACACTGATCGTGCGGTCCTTCATGACCCCGGCCATCGCTGCATTGCTTGGCCGCTGGTTCTGGTGGCCGCTCAACCTCCGCAAATACACCACTGCGCGGACAACATGA
- a CDS encoding TetR/AcrR family transcriptional regulator, whose amino-acid sequence MTKNTAIQRQRTPGRLNRSLDLAILEAAFIVLAEQGYDAMSMDVIAARAGVGKAAIYRRWSSKAALTADAILHGRPSLGKLDDVPDTGSLRGDLHALYEARDFGDNDILTGNLLAGIIAEAVNDSTLAAALDDLLLSQTRKRMEVVFARAIQRGEIARDRDLSLVYDIPLGLSLTAALKRTVIDETYMRRMVDEVILPLVQRPVSPSGHCGS is encoded by the coding sequence ATGACGAAAAACACTGCGATTCAACGACAAAGAACACCCGGGCGACTGAACAGGTCGTTGGACCTCGCGATCCTGGAGGCGGCATTCATCGTGCTCGCCGAGCAGGGCTACGACGCGATGAGCATGGATGTGATCGCCGCTCGTGCCGGTGTGGGCAAGGCAGCCATCTACCGGCGTTGGTCTTCGAAGGCCGCACTCACCGCGGATGCGATCCTGCACGGGCGCCCATCACTCGGGAAGCTCGACGATGTTCCGGACACCGGGAGCTTGCGCGGCGACTTGCATGCTCTTTACGAGGCAAGGGATTTCGGTGACAACGACATCCTCACTGGCAACCTGCTGGCGGGGATCATCGCGGAGGCCGTCAACGACTCCACACTGGCGGCGGCGTTGGATGACCTGCTCCTGTCACAAACCCGGAAGCGGATGGAAGTCGTGTTCGCCCGCGCCATCCAGCGGGGCGAGATAGCCCGCGACCGCGACCTGTCGCTGGTCTACGACATACCGCTGGGCCTCAGCCTCACTGCCGCCCTCAAAAGAACGGTTATCGACGAGACGTACATGCGCCGCATGGTCGACGAGGTGATTCTGCCCCTGGTTCAGAGGCCCGTCAGTCCGTCAGGGCACTGCGGGAGCTGA
- a CDS encoding heavy metal translocating P-type ATPase, giving the protein MVTVVSDAAGRLRAVASEFSGDVRRAVLIEDTLQHVQGVRAVHAYPRTAAVVVWYSKASGSADDILAALAGALDAPLPESLTREPHSSDVRNGDVLRMAVGGAALVVLGVRRYPLRRPPLLGPTGRVLATAVTIFSGYPFLRGALAALRSGRSAGTDLLVSAATVASLVLRENVVALTVLWLLNIGEYLQDLTLRRTRRAIADLLSGSQDTSWVRLRDGTEVQVATASLVIGDEVVVHEQVAIPVDGEIMDGDAIVDQSAITGETLPVSVVAGGQVHAGSVVMRGRIVVRAAAVGGQTIIGRIITRVEQAQRDRAPIQTVGENFSRRFVPASFLLSLGTLVVTRDVRRAMTMLLVACPCAVGLSTPTAISAAIGNGARRGILVKGGSHLELAGRVDAFVFDKTGTLTIGRPVVTNIVAFKEGWEPEQVLAYAASSEIHARHPLGEAVIRSTEERHIAIPPHEECEVLVGLGMRTRADGRTLLLGSPALLSKESVRVTPEADEWVAKLRRRAETPLLLAVDGVLVGLISLRDEIRPEAAEVLAALRSSGVKRVVMLTGDHTETARAVAEELGIEEWQAEVLPEDKLQTVSQLRSEGHVVAMVGDGVNDAPALAAADIGIAMGINGTDVAVETADVALSSDDLRKLLDVRGLGGRAVTVIRQNYAMSIAVNAIGLVVGAGGALSPVLAAILHNASSVAVVTNSSRLIGHELDGRPSLSSTQHRQQSVDSAPAVP; this is encoded by the coding sequence ATGGTCACTGTCGTATCTGACGCGGCCGGACGTTTACGTGCTGTCGCGAGTGAGTTCAGCGGCGATGTGCGGCGGGCCGTGCTGATCGAGGACACGCTGCAGCATGTGCAGGGAGTCCGTGCGGTACATGCATACCCGCGCACGGCCGCGGTGGTGGTGTGGTACTCGAAGGCCAGCGGCTCGGCCGACGATATCCTCGCCGCACTGGCCGGCGCCCTCGATGCCCCGTTACCGGAATCGTTGACCCGAGAACCGCATTCATCCGATGTGCGCAACGGCGACGTGCTGCGCATGGCGGTGGGCGGTGCGGCCCTGGTGGTGCTGGGAGTGCGCCGGTATCCGCTGCGTCGGCCGCCGCTGCTGGGGCCCACAGGTCGGGTATTGGCAACGGCAGTAACGATTTTCAGTGGCTACCCGTTCCTGCGGGGTGCACTTGCCGCACTACGCAGCGGCAGATCGGCCGGCACGGATCTGTTGGTGTCGGCGGCCACCGTGGCCAGCCTGGTGCTGCGCGAGAATGTGGTTGCACTGACCGTGTTGTGGCTGCTCAACATCGGCGAGTATCTGCAGGACCTCACGCTCCGTCGCACCCGGCGCGCTATTGCCGATCTGCTGTCGGGCAGCCAGGACACCTCATGGGTCCGTCTGCGCGATGGCACCGAGGTTCAGGTCGCCACGGCATCGCTGGTGATCGGCGACGAGGTGGTCGTGCACGAGCAGGTGGCCATTCCCGTCGACGGCGAGATAATGGACGGTGACGCCATCGTCGACCAGTCGGCGATCACGGGCGAAACCCTGCCGGTCAGCGTCGTGGCCGGGGGACAGGTACACGCGGGTTCGGTCGTCATGCGCGGCCGCATCGTCGTGCGTGCCGCGGCCGTTGGTGGGCAGACGATCATCGGCCGGATCATCACCCGGGTGGAGCAGGCGCAGCGTGACCGCGCCCCGATTCAGACTGTCGGCGAGAACTTCTCACGACGATTCGTTCCGGCCTCGTTCCTACTGTCGCTCGGCACCCTCGTGGTGACGCGGGATGTGCGGCGTGCGATGACAATGCTTTTGGTGGCCTGCCCCTGTGCGGTGGGCTTGTCTACCCCTACTGCCATCAGCGCGGCCATCGGTAACGGGGCCCGCAGGGGAATCCTGGTCAAGGGCGGTTCGCATCTGGAATTGGCCGGCCGAGTGGACGCGTTCGTGTTCGACAAGACCGGAACGTTGACCATCGGACGGCCGGTGGTCACGAATATCGTCGCCTTCAAAGAGGGTTGGGAACCGGAACAAGTGCTCGCGTACGCGGCGAGCTCCGAGATCCACGCCCGTCATCCCTTGGGGGAGGCGGTCATCCGCTCAACCGAGGAACGCCACATCGCCATCCCGCCGCACGAGGAGTGTGAGGTGTTGGTCGGCCTCGGGATGCGGACTCGTGCCGACGGGCGCACCCTGCTGTTGGGCAGCCCGGCACTGCTGAGCAAGGAGAGCGTCCGGGTGACCCCGGAGGCCGACGAGTGGGTGGCCAAGCTGCGGCGCCGCGCTGAGACTCCGCTTCTACTGGCAGTGGACGGCGTACTCGTCGGACTCATCAGTCTGCGCGACGAGATCCGCCCGGAGGCCGCCGAGGTGCTGGCGGCACTGCGGTCATCGGGTGTCAAGCGGGTGGTCATGCTCACCGGCGATCACACGGAGACAGCACGGGCCGTGGCAGAGGAGTTGGGAATCGAAGAGTGGCAGGCCGAGGTGTTGCCCGAGGACAAGCTCCAGACCGTGAGTCAACTGCGCAGTGAAGGGCATGTTGTCGCGATGGTCGGTGACGGCGTCAATGACGCGCCCGCGCTGGCGGCGGCAGACATTGGAATTGCCATGGGAATCAACGGAACTGATGTGGCGGTGGAAACAGCTGACGTGGCGCTGTCCAGTGATGACCTGCGTAAGCTGCTCGATGTGCGGGGCCTGGGCGGCCGGGCCGTGACCGTTATTCGACAGAATTACGCGATGTCGATCGCGGTCAATGCGATCGGGCTGGTGGTGGGCGCCGGAGGTGCGCTCTCGCCGGTTCTCGCGGCAATACTGCACAACGCGTCTTCGGTCGCGGTCGTCACCAACAGCTCGCGCCTTATCGGCCACGAACTCGACGGACGACCTTCGCTCTCGTCGACACAACACCGGCAGCAGTCGGTGGATTCAGCTCCCGCAGTGCCCTGA